A stretch of Nonomuraea africana DNA encodes these proteins:
- a CDS encoding helix-turn-helix domain-containing protein has product MFVGDGLRRLAGPDAPGPATGVRLVEDLRTVVDQPRGAMLVLTLEASLRATGYRLEVVLRDAAAAGAAALVLTAPVEVARSAAALAERAGVALLSAPEGTELAGLVVAIDRAIAGDAADALVRAEKAVRGVLAAAGAPERMAAAAGAALGVEVAADLSAPDRDGHLGRAVRIVLRLAELAAAAGPAEEAPARSRAQVLTELLVAPERQAQELAPRARTLGLPVDGWHVVLRMEGPEPYALLDTLATRAARLVRELVGPEWSVAMADGALIVVRTSPHDPGRAGLRAATRDAALLLERVRPAGVELRCGVSTAHQGLLGLRTSASEARTAVRRASSALATYDLAGLDRMLEEWYSSDAAQQAVRELLQPILEQKKAALLLEILRAYLDHHGSPARAAEEVRMHRNAVSRNVRRIEELLQADLNDPQQRLALQLACRAARL; this is encoded by the coding sequence GTGTTTGTGGGGGATGGCCTGCGCCGACTGGCCGGACCTGACGCGCCGGGACCCGCGACCGGGGTGCGGCTGGTGGAGGACCTGCGGACGGTCGTGGACCAGCCGCGGGGCGCGATGCTCGTGCTCACCCTCGAGGCGTCGCTGCGAGCCACCGGCTACCGCCTGGAGGTGGTGCTGCGCGACGCGGCGGCGGCGGGCGCGGCCGCGCTGGTGCTGACGGCGCCGGTGGAGGTGGCCCGCTCGGCCGCCGCCCTGGCCGAGCGGGCCGGGGTGGCACTGCTGTCGGCGCCCGAGGGGACGGAGCTGGCCGGGCTCGTCGTCGCCATCGACCGGGCCATCGCCGGCGACGCCGCCGACGCGCTGGTGCGGGCGGAGAAGGCGGTGCGCGGCGTGCTCGCCGCGGCGGGAGCTCCCGAGCGGATGGCCGCGGCGGCGGGCGCGGCGCTCGGCGTCGAGGTCGCGGCGGACCTCTCCGCGCCGGACCGGGACGGCCATCTGGGCAGGGCGGTGCGGATCGTGCTCAGGCTGGCCGAGCTGGCGGCCGCGGCAGGGCCCGCGGAGGAGGCGCCGGCCCGCTCGCGCGCCCAGGTGCTGACCGAGCTGCTGGTCGCCCCGGAGAGGCAGGCGCAGGAGCTGGCCCCGAGGGCGCGCACGCTGGGGCTGCCCGTCGACGGATGGCACGTGGTGCTGCGGATGGAGGGGCCGGAGCCCTACGCGCTGCTCGACACCCTCGCCACACGGGCCGCCCGCCTGGTGCGCGAGCTGGTGGGGCCCGAGTGGAGCGTCGCGATGGCCGACGGGGCGCTCATCGTGGTGCGCACCTCGCCGCACGACCCGGGACGCGCGGGCCTGCGCGCCGCCACCAGGGACGCGGCGCTGCTGCTGGAGCGTGTCCGGCCGGCGGGAGTCGAGCTGCGGTGCGGCGTCAGCACCGCCCACCAGGGACTGCTGGGCCTGCGCACCTCGGCCTCCGAGGCCCGTACGGCCGTGCGCCGCGCGTCGTCGGCGCTGGCCACCTACGACCTGGCGGGGCTCGATCGGATGCTGGAGGAGTGGTACTCCTCCGACGCGGCGCAGCAGGCGGTGAGGGAGCTGCTGCAGCCGATCCTGGAGCAGAAGAAGGCGGCACTGCTGCTGGAGATCCTGCGCGCCTACCTCGACCACCACGGCTCGCCTGCCAGAGCCGCCGAGGAGGTGCGGATGCACCGCAACGCGGTCAGCAGGAACGTCAGACGCATCGAGGAACTGCTCCAGGCGGACCTGAACGATCCCCAGCAACGGCTGGCACTCCAGCTGGCCTGCAGAGCCGCTCGGCTCTGA